The following are encoded together in the Streptomyces rapamycinicus NRRL 5491 genome:
- a CDS encoding NAD-dependent epimerase/dehydratase family protein: MKILVVGGAGYVGGAVTDILSRTQHEVLVYDSLVFEETYLKNTPFILGDIRDRHLLREHLGSADAVIWLAALVGDGACALRPDTTKEVNEESVRWLAETFDGRVVFPSTCSVYGAQTALCDEDSPLSPLSLYAQSKLAAENSLRNNNAIIFRLGTLFGLGDTYARLRSDLVVNTLTIRAVTERRLRVFGGSQFRPLLHVKDAAQAIVNSVDSSQTGIFNLHKENASVHDIARQVQMCVPEVEIETENVMFQDSRTYRVSSAKARRNLGFNPLLSMSDGIMEVKRLIAGRRVKDPNNCRYRNEEYLRVVHSNV, translated from the coding sequence ATGAAGATACTTGTGGTCGGCGGAGCCGGATACGTGGGTGGAGCAGTCACCGATATCCTGTCGAGAACTCAGCACGAGGTCCTGGTGTATGACTCCTTAGTGTTCGAGGAGACATATCTTAAAAATACTCCGTTCATCCTGGGGGACATCCGGGACCGTCACCTGCTGCGCGAACACCTCGGGTCGGCGGACGCCGTGATCTGGCTTGCCGCGTTGGTGGGCGACGGCGCCTGCGCCTTGCGCCCCGATACGACAAAGGAAGTCAACGAAGAAAGCGTCAGGTGGCTCGCCGAGACGTTCGACGGCCGGGTAGTCTTCCCCTCGACATGCTCCGTGTACGGGGCGCAGACAGCGCTGTGTGATGAGGATTCGCCCTTGTCTCCGCTGTCCCTCTACGCCCAGTCGAAACTCGCGGCGGAGAACTCACTGCGCAACAACAACGCCATCATCTTCAGACTTGGCACGCTCTTCGGTCTCGGCGACACCTACGCGAGGCTTCGATCGGACCTGGTGGTCAACACGTTGACCATACGCGCGGTGACCGAGCGCAGGCTGCGTGTCTTCGGCGGAAGCCAGTTCCGTCCGCTGCTCCACGTCAAAGACGCCGCCCAGGCGATCGTCAACAGTGTGGACAGCAGCCAGACGGGTATCTTTAATCTGCACAAGGAGAACGCTTCCGTGCATGACATCGCGCGCCAAGTGCAGATGTGCGTCCCTGAGGTTGAGATCGAAACAGAAAATGTGATGTTCCAGGACTCCAGAACCTATCGGGTCAGCAGCGCGAAAGCGCGCAGAAATCTGGGGTTCAATCCCCTCCTGAGTATGTCCGACGGAATCATGGAAGTGAAGCGGCTCATCGCCGGGCGGCGCGTCAAGGACCCGAACAATTGCAGATACCGCAATGAGGAATATCTGCGAGTTGTGCATTCCAACGTCTGA
- a CDS encoding DegT/DnrJ/EryC1/StrS family aminotransferase: MSADKPAILGGTPILNEKVPVTRPTVAPRGPEFHQVMDRVLNSGFLTKGAELEGFEHEIAAFIGVGNAVAVSSGTMGLTLTLRCLGLLGHAVMPSFTFMATGHAARWNGLEPRFADIDPHTFAMATRAMDSVTTPETALVLAVHPFGAPCEVDELQALCTSRGIPLILDAAAALGGCYPDGSRIGTKGLAEIFSLSPTKPLTCGEGGFIVTNNDDLAKELRIAREYGNPGNHNSVVIGLNGRMPELSAALGRHNLPLLPEWLARRAEAAARYQENLKDTAGMTFQRIPRTAKSTYKDFCVIIDRELFGLSRDMLADALHQEGITTRRYFDPPLHRQTAYRQWTVAPGALPHTESVADGILSLPLLPDMAANLVDQICSVILRIRAHSAEISCRSARGGAGG; this comes from the coding sequence ATGAGCGCCGACAAGCCGGCGATACTGGGTGGCACGCCCATTCTGAACGAGAAGGTTCCTGTGACCAGACCGACCGTGGCCCCCCGCGGCCCGGAGTTCCATCAGGTCATGGACCGCGTACTCAACTCCGGCTTCCTGACGAAGGGAGCCGAGCTGGAAGGCTTCGAGCACGAGATCGCCGCATTCATCGGTGTGGGAAACGCCGTTGCGGTCTCCAGCGGGACCATGGGGCTCACACTGACCCTCCGTTGCCTCGGCCTCCTCGGTCACGCGGTGATGCCCAGCTTCACCTTCATGGCAACCGGGCACGCGGCTCGGTGGAACGGGCTCGAGCCGCGGTTCGCCGACATCGACCCCCACACCTTCGCGATGGCAACGCGAGCCATGGACTCGGTCACCACTCCGGAGACCGCGCTGGTTCTCGCGGTGCACCCGTTCGGCGCGCCGTGCGAGGTGGATGAACTCCAGGCCCTGTGCACCAGCCGTGGAATACCCCTCATCCTCGACGCGGCAGCAGCGCTCGGCGGCTGTTACCCCGATGGCAGCAGGATCGGCACCAAAGGGCTGGCCGAAATCTTCAGCCTCAGCCCGACGAAGCCCCTCACCTGCGGTGAAGGGGGATTCATCGTCACGAACAACGATGACCTGGCCAAGGAACTACGGATAGCCCGCGAGTACGGCAATCCGGGGAACCACAACAGCGTTGTCATCGGGCTCAACGGCCGGATGCCGGAACTGTCCGCGGCCCTGGGCAGGCACAACCTGCCCCTTCTCCCCGAGTGGCTCGCACGGCGCGCGGAAGCAGCGGCCCGATACCAGGAAAATCTCAAAGACACGGCAGGCATGACCTTCCAGCGGATACCGCGCACGGCGAAGAGCACGTACAAGGACTTCTGCGTGATCATCGACCGCGAGCTCTTCGGCCTGAGTCGCGACATGCTCGCCGACGCCCTTCATCAGGAGGGCATCACCACACGGCGCTACTTCGATCCACCCCTGCACCGGCAGACTGCCTACCGGCAGTGGACAGTCGCGCCCGGTGCCCTTCCCCACACCGAGTCGGTGGCAGACGGGATCCTGTCGCTTCCTCTGCTGCCCGACATGGCGGCGAACCTGGTGGATCAGATCTGTTCGGTCATCCTCCGGATCCGGGCGCACAGCGCGGAGATCAGCTGTCGGTCGGCACGTGGTGGTGCCGGCGGATGA
- a CDS encoding AAA family ATPase, whose translation MTGVHLRATSTATPNTSFADIELIGRRREAHTLRRLLGGMSDKRGGALIVRGEVGIGKTALLRSVQPPPGTLVLPISGVEFEKELAFSALHQLCSPILPGISRLPEPQRHSLESAFGRRAEGQPDHFLIGLAALGLLSEAATERPLLCVIDDAQWLDQETAHTLAFVARRLRNEPIVVVFALREPNDRSELTGLPELRLEGLAEEDARKLLSVRYSSPFDGPVCDCVIAEAQGNPLALRELSRAADAAGGFTSPGTGSHRSHLEAGLQKRLAELPQDTRLLLLLAAADPTGDPVLLWRAAGHLAITPAAGTPAIDAGLVSLGLWVRFSHPLVRSALWRDASPVDRRTAHGALASAMADGGAMDRWAWHHAQALTGPDEDAARALEHSAGRARARGGIAAAAAFLEKAVELTTEPRSRVERALNAAEAKRDSGALDAALSLLSVAETAPRDDMAHARAGTLRARIALDLNRDATSVAKLQRAAELMAPLDPALAREISLETLTAARSLGRFAHRPLLSEAARAVRSALSATQPARPLDHLLDSLAIHISDGFVAAAPLLRRVLDVYLRGEKVDSPSPDVWCVVCGVAMDLWDDVAWQELADRHIHHARAAGVVTALPIALSYRALAHIHVGEFSEAAEVIEEAHRVAIEVGTPGLACMDTTLAAWRGDQGRTAELATAAQQDAVRRGEGRVLTALEYARATLFNGLGRYDAALEACRPAYDLDEAGFHAWGPVEFIEAAARSGNPGLAVPALEKLVQRTQASPTDWALGMELRSRALLSSGDDVGDLYQEAVRRLDLSRAAVHAARARLLYGEWLRRRGYRLEARTHLSEAHTKLTSIGADAFAARAARELRATGVRPGSRRAGVATRKLTAQELRIARLVASGATSKEVGMQLFLSPRTIDAHLRSIFRKLSISSRRQLRDMPLSP comes from the coding sequence GTGCAGCCTCCACCGGGAACTCTTGTTCTCCCCATATCGGGCGTGGAGTTCGAGAAGGAACTGGCCTTCTCCGCTCTCCACCAGCTTTGTTCCCCCATACTGCCCGGCATCAGCCGACTACCCGAACCTCAGCGTCATTCCCTCGAGTCGGCATTCGGCAGAAGAGCGGAGGGGCAGCCGGATCATTTCCTGATAGGGCTCGCTGCCCTCGGTCTGTTGTCGGAAGCAGCCACGGAACGCCCTCTGTTGTGTGTCATCGACGACGCACAGTGGTTGGATCAGGAAACAGCGCACACTCTTGCCTTTGTCGCGCGCAGACTGCGCAACGAGCCAATCGTCGTCGTGTTCGCGTTGCGTGAGCCGAACGACCGCTCCGAGCTCACCGGCCTCCCGGAGCTCCGCCTTGAGGGACTAGCGGAAGAGGATGCGCGAAAGCTCCTTTCCGTACGGTATTCTTCGCCCTTTGACGGCCCGGTTTGCGACTGCGTTATCGCCGAAGCTCAGGGCAATCCCCTTGCATTGAGGGAGCTGTCACGCGCTGCTGATGCCGCAGGTGGATTCACCTCTCCTGGAACAGGGTCACATCGGTCTCACTTGGAAGCCGGCCTTCAGAAGCGACTCGCCGAACTGCCCCAAGACACGCGATTGCTGTTGCTGCTAGCAGCGGCCGACCCCACAGGGGATCCTGTGTTGCTGTGGCGGGCGGCGGGGCACCTCGCAATCACCCCTGCGGCAGGAACACCGGCGATCGACGCTGGGCTGGTCTCCCTCGGCCTGTGGGTGCGGTTCAGCCATCCGCTCGTACGCTCTGCTCTCTGGCGCGATGCCTCACCAGTCGATCGTCGTACGGCACATGGCGCTCTGGCATCTGCTATGGCCGACGGTGGCGCAATGGACCGCTGGGCATGGCACCATGCGCAGGCTCTCACCGGCCCGGACGAGGATGCCGCGCGAGCTCTCGAACACTCCGCCGGGCGGGCGCGGGCACGCGGCGGGATCGCCGCCGCGGCAGCTTTCCTCGAGAAAGCCGTCGAATTGACGACAGAGCCTCGCAGCCGTGTCGAACGAGCGCTCAACGCCGCCGAGGCCAAGCGAGACAGCGGAGCGCTCGACGCGGCGCTCAGCCTCCTCTCAGTTGCCGAGACAGCCCCTCGTGACGATATGGCGCATGCGCGCGCCGGAACACTGCGGGCGCGGATTGCCTTGGACCTGAACCGTGACGCCACCTCGGTTGCCAAGCTCCAGAGGGCGGCAGAACTAATGGCCCCCCTCGACCCAGCGCTGGCCAGGGAGATCTCCCTAGAGACGCTCACGGCAGCAAGGTCTCTGGGCCGATTCGCACATCGGCCACTCCTGAGTGAGGCAGCCCGAGCCGTACGCTCGGCACTCTCTGCTACGCAGCCCGCCCGACCGCTCGACCACCTACTCGACAGTCTGGCCATCCACATCAGCGACGGGTTCGTGGCAGCCGCTCCGCTGCTGCGGCGAGTTCTCGACGTCTACCTGCGGGGCGAGAAGGTAGACAGTCCCTCACCGGACGTGTGGTGCGTGGTGTGCGGCGTTGCCATGGATCTGTGGGATGACGTCGCCTGGCAGGAACTCGCCGACCGGCACATTCATCACGCCCGCGCGGCGGGAGTTGTGACGGCGCTGCCCATCGCATTGAGCTACCGGGCACTCGCACACATCCACGTCGGCGAGTTCTCGGAGGCCGCGGAGGTCATAGAGGAAGCCCATAGAGTCGCCATCGAAGTCGGTACTCCAGGACTGGCATGCATGGATACGACTTTAGCTGCATGGCGTGGCGACCAGGGCAGGACGGCCGAGCTGGCCACCGCTGCCCAACAGGATGCCGTCAGGCGTGGCGAGGGACGAGTCCTCACAGCCCTCGAGTACGCCCGGGCGACCCTCTTCAACGGCCTGGGGCGCTACGACGCGGCCCTGGAGGCATGCCGCCCCGCATACGATCTCGATGAAGCGGGCTTCCACGCTTGGGGCCCCGTCGAGTTCATAGAGGCAGCCGCCCGATCAGGGAATCCGGGGCTCGCCGTCCCCGCACTGGAGAAGCTCGTCCAGCGTACCCAGGCGAGTCCCACTGACTGGGCCTTGGGGATGGAGCTCCGCTCGCGGGCTCTCCTCAGCAGCGGTGACGACGTCGGCGACCTGTACCAAGAGGCAGTCAGACGGCTCGACCTCAGCCGGGCAGCAGTGCACGCTGCCCGTGCTCGGCTCCTCTACGGCGAATGGCTGCGCCGACGGGGGTACCGGCTTGAGGCGCGTACACACCTGAGCGAGGCTCACACAAAGCTTACCTCCATCGGCGCTGATGCCTTCGCCGCACGTGCCGCACGGGAACTGAGGGCGACAGGCGTGCGTCCCGGCTCCCGCCGCGCTGGAGTGGCCACCAGGAAGCTCACAGCACAGGAACTCCGGATAGCACGCTTGGTCGCCTCCGGGGCCACGTCGAAAGAGGTGGGCATGCAGCTGTTTCTCAGCCCGAGGACCATCGACGCTCACCTGCGCAGTATCTTCAGGAAACTGAGCATCTCTTCGCGTCGGCAACTACGGGACATGCCCCTCAGCCCTTGA